One genomic segment of Paenibacillus xylanexedens includes these proteins:
- the yyaC gene encoding spore protease YyaC, with product MAAYKREMVRHQGREVRKGVPAENLILFFKNIVQLHSPAEITFVCIGTDRSTGDALGPLTGSLLQESGMENVIGTLSSPCDADTLEKKLALIPAHHAIIAIDACLGPKQAVGTYYLSNNPLIPAQSVGGKLPPVGQYSVAAVVNANGPRPYSILQMTSLHLVMGMSRTIADAAIKAWKWRQTFHS from the coding sequence TTGGCAGCGTATAAGCGAGAAATGGTTCGCCATCAAGGAAGGGAAGTCCGCAAAGGCGTGCCTGCAGAGAATTTGATCTTATTTTTCAAAAACATCGTTCAACTTCATTCTCCAGCTGAAATCACGTTTGTCTGCATTGGTACTGATCGTTCCACCGGGGATGCTCTGGGTCCACTGACAGGAAGTTTACTGCAAGAGAGCGGAATGGAGAACGTGATTGGCACGCTGTCTTCCCCTTGTGATGCAGATACGCTGGAAAAGAAATTGGCACTTATTCCTGCACACCATGCCATCATAGCAATTGATGCATGTCTGGGTCCAAAGCAGGCGGTAGGTACATACTATCTCTCGAATAACCCACTCATTCCGGCCCAATCGGTCGGAGGCAAGCTACCCCCTGTTGGACAATACAGTGTAGCAGCTGTGGTTAATGCGAATGGACCAAGGCCCTATTCCATTTTGCAGATGACCTCGCTTCACTTGGTCATGGGGATGTCCCGAACGATTGCAGACGCCGCAATTAAAGCATGGAAATGGAGACAAACGTTTCATTCATGA
- a CDS encoding DUF1128 domain-containing protein produces the protein MDLTQATAANMEYMIEAIKTKLRMASGAAMQASSFPLEKYEDLFDLYEMILSKEHLSISEVEAVASELGNLRKS, from the coding sequence ATGGATTTAACACAAGCAACAGCAGCCAATATGGAATATATGATTGAAGCGATCAAAACCAAACTTCGTATGGCAAGCGGTGCCGCCATGCAAGCTTCTTCATTCCCACTTGAGAAATATGAAGATCTGTTTGACCTGTATGAAATGATTTTGAGCAAGGAACATCTCAGTATCTCTGAAGTGGAAGCTGTCGCTTCGGAACTGGGTAATCTTCGTAAATCCTAA